A DNA window from Candidatus Omnitrophota bacterium contains the following coding sequences:
- a CDS encoding tetratricopeptide repeat protein, with protein MADAWAARAAWQELSSAPIQRTIALWQRAERSDPWNSRFPLEQGERCLRAAQVPQAAAAYQRVVARSPWLGFAWFRLGQTRSHLGDAAGADEAFRQAKRRDPNLAYALRAAKENP; from the coding sequence ATGGCTGATGCCTGGGCAGCCAGGGCGGCATGGCAGGAGCTGTCATCAGCTCCCATTCAACGCACCATCGCGCTGTGGCAACGCGCTGAACGATCGGATCCATGGAACAGCCGCTTTCCGTTGGAGCAAGGCGAGCGATGCCTGCGGGCGGCCCAAGTCCCTCAGGCCGCTGCCGCCTATCAGCGGGTCGTCGCCCGCAGCCCGTGGCTGGGATTTGCGTGGTTCCGGCTCGGCCAAACACGATCGCACTTAGGCGATGCGGCCGGGGCGGATGAGGCCTTCCGGCAGGCGAAGCGGCGCGACCCGAACTTAGCCTACGCTTTGCGCGCCGCGAAAGAAAATCCTTGA